In the Geobacter sp. FeAm09 genome, one interval contains:
- the sucC gene encoding ADP-forming succinate--CoA ligase subunit beta, with amino-acid sequence MNIHEYQAKEIFSTFGIPVPRSRVALTADQVERAAKEMGGHCVVKAQIYAGGRGKAGGVKIVHHPEQANDVAKELFGKKLVTPQTGPEGLKVRRILVEEAVEIAREFYLSITLDRQTSRYCLIASPEGGMDIEEVAHKSPEKIHVLTIDPLMGLRPYQARKMALALGLSGVVCEDCVELILNLYRCCLEKDCNLVEINPLVVTKAGWLLAMDGKVAFDDNAVYRHREYPDMVDYSQLDPLEINAGKYDLAYIKLDGSIGCMVNGAGLAMATLDVLKEFGGEPANFLDVGGGATREKVTEAFKIILEDCDVKAVFVNIFGGIMRCDVIAQGIIEAANEVQCHLPIVVRMDGSNVEEGKRLLMESGLNVQVGDNLGDGAKRIVKMLGQGGK; translated from the coding sequence ATGAACATCCATGAGTACCAGGCCAAGGAGATTTTCAGCACATTCGGCATCCCCGTGCCCCGTAGCCGGGTGGCGCTCACCGCCGACCAGGTGGAGCGGGCCGCCAAGGAGATGGGGGGCCACTGCGTGGTCAAGGCCCAGATCTACGCGGGGGGGCGCGGCAAGGCCGGGGGGGTCAAGATCGTTCACCACCCGGAGCAGGCCAACGACGTGGCCAAGGAACTGTTCGGCAAGAAACTCGTCACCCCCCAGACCGGGCCGGAGGGGCTCAAGGTCCGCCGCATCCTGGTGGAGGAGGCGGTGGAGATCGCCCGGGAGTTCTACCTCTCCATCACCCTGGACCGCCAGACCTCCCGCTACTGCCTCATCGCCTCCCCCGAGGGTGGCATGGACATCGAGGAGGTGGCCCACAAATCGCCGGAAAAAATCCACGTCCTGACCATCGACCCGCTCATGGGGCTACGCCCCTACCAGGCCCGCAAGATGGCCCTGGCCCTGGGGCTCTCCGGGGTGGTGTGCGAGGATTGCGTAGAGTTGATCCTCAACCTGTACCGCTGCTGCCTGGAAAAGGACTGCAACCTGGTGGAGATCAACCCCCTGGTGGTCACCAAGGCGGGGTGGCTTCTGGCCATGGACGGCAAGGTGGCCTTCGACGACAACGCCGTGTACCGCCACCGGGAATACCCTGACATGGTGGACTACTCCCAGCTTGACCCACTGGAGATCAACGCCGGCAAGTACGATCTGGCCTACATCAAGCTGGACGGCTCCATCGGCTGCATGGTCAACGGCGCGGGGCTGGCCATGGCCACTCTGGACGTGCTCAAGGAGTTCGGCGGCGAACCGGCCAACTTCCTGGACGTGGGAGGCGGCGCCACGCGGGAGAAGGTCACCGAGGCGTTCAAGATCATCCTGGAGGACTGCGACGTGAAAGCGGTCTTTGTCAACATCTTCGGCGGCATCATGCGTTGCGACGTCATCGCCCAGGGGATCATCGAGGCGGCCAACGAGGTGCAGTGCCACCTCCCCATCGTGGTGCGCATGGACGGCAGCAACGTGGAGGAGGGCAAACGGCTCCTCATGGAATCGGGGCTGAACGTACAGGTAGGCGACAACCTGGGGGACGGCGCCAAGCGGATCGTCAAGATGCTGGGCCAGGGGGGTAAGTAA
- the tsaB gene encoding tRNA (adenosine(37)-N6)-threonylcarbamoyltransferase complex dimerization subunit type 1 TsaB, giving the protein MKTINPGNPLTMHIISIDSSTAIAGIALTTDEAIVAEALFSANKTLSARLVPEIQRMLSAAGLTVADIDLFACAVGPGSFTGVRAGVATIQGLALAAAKPCVGFSTLALLAMNFPLATLPVCPLLDARKNEVYAALYDCSAPLPVPLMAECVMGPEAFLDQLLAATAGPVIFTGDGALRYREIIAARLGEQARFPSPYHHAGHAANGALLALQAHRSGATLTPDRLLPVYLRPSEAEYAKINQQNTRQSR; this is encoded by the coding sequence GTGAAGACCATCAACCCCGGGAACCCGCTTACCATGCACATCATCAGCATCGACTCCTCCACCGCCATCGCCGGCATCGCCCTGACCACCGATGAAGCCATCGTCGCGGAGGCCCTGTTCAGCGCCAACAAGACCCTGTCGGCCCGCCTCGTGCCGGAGATCCAGCGCATGCTGTCCGCCGCCGGGCTCACGGTGGCGGACATCGATCTCTTCGCCTGCGCCGTCGGTCCCGGCTCTTTTACCGGCGTGCGGGCCGGCGTCGCCACGATCCAGGGACTGGCCCTGGCCGCCGCCAAGCCGTGCGTCGGCTTCTCCACCCTGGCGCTGCTGGCCATGAACTTCCCCCTGGCCACCCTGCCGGTCTGCCCCCTGCTGGACGCCCGCAAGAACGAGGTCTACGCCGCCCTGTACGACTGTTCCGCCCCGCTCCCCGTCCCCCTCATGGCGGAGTGCGTCATGGGACCGGAGGCGTTTTTGGACCAGCTTCTGGCCGCCACCGCGGGGCCAGTGATCTTCACGGGCGACGGCGCCCTCCGCTACCGGGAGATCATCGCCGCGCGCCTGGGCGAGCAGGCCCGCTTCCCCTCCCCGTACCACCACGCGGGCCACGCCGCCAACGGCGCGCTCCTGGCCCTCCAGGCCCACCGCAGCGGCGCCACTCTGACCCCGGACCGCCTGCTGCCGGTCTACCTGCGCCCCTCCGAGGCGGAATACGCCAAGATCAACCAACAGAACACCCGCCAGTCGCGCTAA
- the yjjJ gene encoding type II toxin-antitoxin system HipA family toxin YjjJ — MATDHLENTLLSVLYDRPLPARRLRQLLGNISPATLSRLTRHASGKVVTFGQARSTTYARPRDVRGLGYRFPVFMVDAEGNGDKIGELLSLHGGYRWEGIGEWASELYPHLPWFIQDMRPDGFVGRAFAQRFGPDLGLPDRLTAWRDDDTLVALSRRGEDIVGDLIVGDESITRYVRSVTTIVPVEVTAYPGLANAALAGSPPGSSAGGEQPKFSALVKRGDSCQHVLVKFSPLVSTPQGQRWSDLLVCEHIALGILERFGIPAVSSAIHQVGGRTFLEVDRFDRVGLYGRSPVASLTVVDAEFTAMGHSWTAAARALFSARRLTEAAANDMSLLDFFGDLIANTDRHFGNVSLIPIGEGRTKFRLAPAYDMLPMYYRPRDGEELNWGAYNSVTPGAWPEMRDAAKAFWREASGDPRISGPFQATCRANLEQLSLFDGAPRIIRRS, encoded by the coding sequence ATGGCAACCGACCATCTGGAAAATACTCTGCTCTCCGTCCTTTACGACCGGCCCTTGCCCGCCCGGAGACTGCGGCAACTTCTGGGCAACATCAGCCCGGCCACCCTGTCTCGCCTGACCAGGCACGCGAGCGGCAAGGTCGTCACGTTTGGACAGGCACGATCAACCACCTACGCCCGGCCACGGGACGTGCGCGGACTGGGGTACCGGTTCCCGGTATTCATGGTGGACGCCGAGGGGAACGGCGACAAGATTGGCGAACTGTTGTCACTGCATGGCGGATACCGGTGGGAAGGTATCGGCGAATGGGCGTCTGAACTCTATCCCCACCTTCCGTGGTTCATTCAGGACATGAGGCCTGACGGCTTTGTCGGACGCGCCTTTGCGCAACGGTTCGGCCCGGACCTTGGCTTGCCTGACCGGCTCACCGCCTGGAGAGATGATGATACCCTTGTCGCTCTCTCCCGAAGAGGCGAGGACATCGTTGGGGATCTGATTGTTGGGGACGAATCCATCACACGGTACGTGCGGAGCGTTACCACAATCGTCCCGGTGGAGGTTACCGCCTATCCCGGCCTGGCGAACGCCGCTCTCGCGGGCTCCCCCCCAGGCTCATCCGCCGGCGGGGAGCAACCGAAATTCTCGGCGCTGGTAAAGAGGGGGGACTCCTGCCAGCACGTTCTGGTCAAATTCTCGCCGCTGGTATCGACTCCCCAAGGACAAAGATGGTCCGACCTGCTGGTATGCGAACATATCGCCCTCGGCATCCTTGAAAGGTTTGGCATACCCGCCGTCTCTTCCGCCATTCACCAGGTGGGGGGGCGAACGTTCCTTGAAGTGGACCGCTTTGACCGGGTTGGCTTGTACGGCCGGTCGCCGGTGGCATCTCTGACGGTTGTCGATGCCGAATTCACGGCTATGGGGCACTCATGGACGGCGGCGGCCAGGGCACTTTTTTCCGCGAGGAGGCTTACCGAGGCAGCGGCGAACGACATGTCCCTGCTCGACTTCTTTGGCGACCTCATCGCCAATACAGACCGGCACTTTGGGAATGTCTCGCTGATCCCGATCGGCGAGGGCCGCACAAAATTCAGACTGGCCCCGGCATACGACATGCTCCCCATGTACTATCGCCCACGAGATGGCGAAGAACTGAATTGGGGGGCCTACAACAGCGTTACGCCCGGCGCTTGGCCAGAAATGCGCGACGCGGCCAAGGCCTTCTGGCGGGAGGCTTCCGGGGACCCCCGAATCTCGGGACCCTTCCAGGCAACCTGCCGGGCAAACCTCGAACAACTGTCTTTATTCGACGGCGCCCCCAGGATAATCCGGAGGAGCTGA
- a CDS encoding J domain-containing protein yields MTYADLKTALHLFGLGQRASLREIKARHRALVKRHHPDTGQESDPEAIRQVNAAYRVLLEYVAEYRFSFSEAEFYEQNPEERLWRQFKTDPLWGDG; encoded by the coding sequence GTGACCTATGCGGACCTGAAGACAGCGCTGCACCTCTTCGGCCTGGGCCAACGCGCGTCCCTCCGGGAGATCAAGGCCCGGCACCGGGCCCTGGTAAAGCGCCACCATCCCGATACGGGCCAGGAGAGCGACCCGGAGGCGATCCGGCAGGTGAACGCCGCGTACCGGGTGCTGCTGGAGTACGTCGCGGAGTACCGCTTTTCCTTCAGCGAGGCGGAGTTTTACGAGCAGAACCCGGAAGAGCGCCTGTGGCGGCAGTTCAAGACCGATCCGTTGTGGGGGGATGGGTAG
- a CDS encoding menaquinol oxidoreductase: MTQTVDNQPATGLAQQQSQVELFELQLRADIRRLGHFSNRGLWAFSLFMLVSMMAWRDFPMLPLPDKVVAALGPPPAPHIISIVLLFYTFSAIILSLSRMTAGLEHKSSFCHVGYLTGFFLFYHFAKALDDNFWAVLGAGVTILSVESYRIWSYCREALGRKTEQLDFIQRTGRIPPEDE; this comes from the coding sequence ATGACACAGACCGTTGACAATCAGCCGGCGACCGGCCTGGCGCAGCAGCAGAGCCAGGTAGAGCTGTTCGAACTGCAGCTCAGGGCTGACATCAGGCGTCTGGGCCACTTCTCCAACAGGGGGCTGTGGGCCTTTTCCCTGTTCATGCTCGTCAGCATGATGGCGTGGCGCGATTTCCCCATGCTGCCCCTGCCCGACAAGGTTGTCGCGGCCCTCGGTCCGCCGCCGGCGCCCCACATCATCAGCATCGTGCTCCTGTTCTACACCTTTTCCGCCATCATCCTCAGCCTGTCGCGCATGACGGCCGGCCTGGAGCACAAGAGCAGCTTCTGCCACGTGGGGTACCTGACCGGCTTCTTCCTCTTCTACCACTTCGCCAAGGCCCTGGACGACAACTTCTGGGCCGTCCTGGGCGCCGGGGTCACCATCCTGTCGGTGGAGAGCTACCGCATCTGGAGCTACTGCCGGGAGGCCCTCGGCCGCAAGACGGAACAGCTCGACTTCATCCAGCGGACCGGCCGGATACCGCCGGAGGACGAATAG
- a CDS encoding cytochrome b/b6 domain-containing protein, which translates to MKHTEQVYLTPMPVRIWHWLNAFGIVTLCVTALQIRFPEYVNIFGTYKAAIRLHNTAGVVVSISYALWLVYYMFVAGTLLKLYVPTLEDIKHGLFRQAFFYFFYYFLGRPNPHHSTPDCKFNPMQKAAYLMIMLVLLPLVILSGVILMYIAPLREIFMVIGGIKTLVSAHFLIACCFCAFLFVHIYLATLGHTPFAHFKPMWDGWEEEEVEDETEPATLAAAEPVRVSAAEPRSVAHRSGGAETA; encoded by the coding sequence ATGAAACATACGGAACAGGTCTACCTCACCCCCATGCCGGTCAGGATCTGGCACTGGCTGAACGCCTTCGGCATCGTGACCCTCTGCGTCACCGCCCTGCAGATCAGGTTCCCCGAATACGTGAATATCTTCGGCACCTACAAGGCGGCCATCAGGCTCCACAACACCGCCGGCGTCGTGGTCTCCATCTCCTACGCCCTCTGGCTCGTCTACTACATGTTCGTGGCCGGCACCCTGCTCAAGCTCTACGTCCCGACCCTGGAGGACATCAAGCACGGGCTCTTCCGCCAGGCGTTCTTCTACTTCTTCTACTATTTCCTGGGGCGGCCCAACCCGCACCACAGCACCCCGGACTGCAAGTTTAACCCGATGCAGAAGGCCGCCTACCTGATGATCATGCTGGTGCTTTTGCCGCTGGTGATCCTTTCGGGGGTGATCCTGATGTACATCGCCCCGCTGCGTGAGATCTTCATGGTCATCGGCGGGATCAAGACGCTGGTGAGCGCCCACTTCCTGATCGCCTGCTGTTTCTGCGCCTTCCTCTTCGTGCACATCTACCTGGCGACCCTGGGTCACACCCCCTTCGCCCACTTCAAACCGATGTGGGACGGCTGGGAGGAAGAGGAGGTCGAGGACGAAACGGAACCGGCAACCCTGGCCGCGGCCGAGCCGGTTCGGGTATCGGCGGCCGAACCCCGTTCGGTGGCGCACCGCTCCGGCGGGGCGGAAACGGCGTAG
- a CDS encoding cytochrome c3 family protein — protein MLIMTTLAVLLCGMMAHAVDIRDITFTTNNAGKVLFSHRKHIQQKQMANNCKACHDTLYPFKKKASYTMADMEKGKSCGACHDGKGAFALKECARCHQVKEIAFAVKETGTTRFSHQKHLAANPDCTACHPALFAAGHNKRSTMAEMRQGRSCGACHNGKEAFGIDKCTSCHPVRDQRYAIKGAGNVTFSHATHTGHYQCGSCHTKLYGISRSKAKVSMKAMEKGRSCGACHNGKAAFSVKANCATCHKTG, from the coding sequence ATGCTTATTATGACTACCCTGGCGGTTTTGTTATGCGGTATGATGGCCCATGCCGTGGATATCCGGGATATCACCTTCACGACGAACAATGCCGGCAAGGTGCTCTTCAGCCACAGGAAGCACATCCAGCAGAAACAGATGGCCAACAACTGCAAGGCCTGTCACGATACCCTCTACCCATTCAAGAAAAAGGCCAGCTACACCATGGCCGACATGGAGAAGGGGAAATCGTGCGGGGCCTGCCATGACGGCAAAGGCGCCTTTGCCCTGAAGGAGTGCGCCCGCTGCCACCAGGTGAAGGAGATCGCCTTTGCGGTGAAGGAGACCGGCACCACCCGGTTCAGCCACCAGAAGCACCTGGCCGCCAACCCTGACTGCACCGCGTGCCACCCGGCCCTGTTCGCGGCGGGCCACAACAAGCGGAGCACCATGGCGGAGATGAGACAGGGGAGATCGTGCGGGGCCTGCCATAACGGCAAGGAAGCCTTCGGCATCGACAAGTGCACCTCCTGCCACCCGGTGCGGGATCAGCGGTATGCCATCAAGGGGGCCGGCAACGTCACCTTCAGCCACGCCACCCACACGGGGCACTACCAATGCGGCAGCTGCCACACCAAGCTCTACGGCATCAGCCGCAGCAAGGCAAAGGTCTCCATGAAGGCCATGGAAAAAGGGCGGTCGTGCGGGGCCTGCCATAACGGCAAGGCGGCCTTCAGCGTCAAGGCCAACTGCGCCACCTGCCACAAGACCGGCTAG
- a CDS encoding YkgJ family cysteine cluster protein has product MLLYGSLAGGLEEVPAELFWQECRRIAETYLGGGRERTRQVHALVDATIDALIERDQRFGYPPPFCRKGCCNCCREAVYCTDEEAADILDYCRENGLEIDYAKAARQLDYLECDAGLDHTGVTRWNDQEPEDQTCVFLDRADQSCRIWPVRPLVCRVHLAEGTDRYCAPHNGVENPHARAIDYPETSYILSVVFTIHRDSIRKTMGRLLLGAAPASPPQEK; this is encoded by the coding sequence ATGCTCCTGTACGGCAGCCTGGCCGGGGGACTGGAGGAGGTCCCGGCGGAGCTGTTCTGGCAGGAGTGCCGACGGATTGCCGAAACCTACCTGGGGGGCGGCCGGGAGCGTACGCGCCAGGTGCACGCGCTGGTGGACGCCACCATCGACGCCCTGATCGAGCGGGACCAAAGGTTCGGCTACCCCCCGCCGTTCTGCCGCAAGGGGTGCTGCAACTGCTGCCGCGAGGCGGTCTACTGCACCGACGAAGAGGCGGCGGACATCCTGGATTATTGCCGGGAAAACGGTCTTGAGATCGATTATGCAAAGGCGGCGCGCCAGCTCGATTACCTGGAATGCGACGCCGGCCTGGACCACACCGGCGTAACACGCTGGAACGACCAGGAGCCGGAGGACCAGACATGCGTCTTCCTGGACCGGGCGGACCAAAGCTGCCGCATCTGGCCGGTCAGGCCGCTGGTATGCCGGGTGCACCTGGCCGAGGGGACGGACCGGTACTGCGCGCCGCACAACGGCGTCGAAAACCCCCACGCCCGCGCCATCGACTACCCGGAAACGAGCTACATCCTGAGCGTCGTTTTCACCATCCACCGGGATTCCATCAGGAAAACCATGGGGAGGCTGCTGCTCGGGGCGGCGCCGGCATCCCCCCCACAGGAAAAATAA
- a CDS encoding cytochrome C, with translation MFKTLAGRALIPVGIAVTGFVVVCFLLLYSAVKNVVNRDTVGYATNLADTILKSTRYAMLKSDRELLTTIIRNIGQQKGVEHIRIFNKKGVVNISTRADELDRQVDKKTEGCIGCHAGATPSASLGKMEQARIFTNGDGRDVLAITAPIYNEPECSNAACHIHPPEQKILGILDIGLSREMLLDTLASIRNQMIVFTVMILVLTVGGVTALLRRSVFLPLQKLRHLADQVEAGTPPAIHPAHFPRELDRIAQCLYNLSQRIRPAGTGPATSDTGTAPEASAATTHVPQSHRDAE, from the coding sequence ATGTTCAAAACCCTCGCAGGACGGGCCCTCATTCCGGTCGGCATCGCCGTCACCGGCTTTGTCGTCGTATGCTTCCTCCTCCTCTACTCCGCCGTCAAGAACGTGGTCAACCGGGACACGGTCGGCTATGCCACCAACCTGGCCGACACGATCCTCAAATCCACCCGGTACGCCATGCTCAAGTCCGACCGGGAACTGCTCACCACGATCATCCGCAACATCGGCCAGCAGAAAGGGGTCGAACATATCCGCATCTTCAACAAGAAGGGGGTCGTCAACATCTCCACCCGGGCCGACGAACTGGACCGCCAGGTGGACAAGAAGACCGAGGGGTGCATCGGCTGCCACGCCGGGGCCACGCCGTCCGCCTCCCTGGGCAAGATGGAACAGGCGCGCATCTTCACCAACGGCGACGGCCGGGATGTCCTGGCCATCACCGCCCCCATCTACAACGAGCCGGAATGCTCCAATGCCGCCTGCCATATCCACCCCCCGGAACAGAAGATTCTCGGCATCCTGGACATCGGCCTCTCCCGGGAGATGCTCCTCGATACCCTGGCCTCCATCCGCAACCAGATGATCGTCTTCACCGTCATGATCCTCGTGCTGACCGTGGGCGGGGTCACGGCACTCCTGCGCCGGAGCGTCTTTCTGCCGCTGCAGAAACTGCGCCACCTGGCCGACCAGGTGGAGGCGGGCACGCCCCCCGCGATCCATCCCGCCCACTTCCCCCGCGAGCTTGACAGAATCGCCCAATGCCTCTATAACCTGAGCCAGAGGATTCGTCCCGCCGGCACTGGGCCGGCCACCAGCGACACGGGAACAGCGCCGGAGGCTTCAGCCGCCACAACGCATGTGCCACAGAGTCACAGAGACGCTGAGTAA
- the dnaE gene encoding DNA polymerase III subunit alpha, whose translation METPPFVHLHLHTQYSLLDGAIRVEDLVHKAEDYHMPALAITDHGNMFGAVEFYLKCQKAHIKPIIGCEVYLAPESRFSKEAKGISDAAYHLILLCQNLEGYKNLSYLTSAGYKEGFYYRPRIDREILKEHSAGLIALSACLKGEVAMQCGRNKMEEAVATARWYSEVFEDRYYIELQENTLAEQDVVNKRLLEVAAELQLPLVATNDCHYLNREDARAHEVLLCIQTGKTMSDPTHMKFTADEFYVKSPEEMARAFSYAPEAIANTVAIAGRCELELPLGKEYFFPHFEPPAGKTHDEMLEHLATEGLKERMVTILAKYPDMSLERQQAYFDRLRIELDCIRQMQFPAYFLIVSDFINWAKDHGIPVGPGRGSAAGSLVAYAIKITDLDPMPYNLLFERFLNPERISMPDIDVDFCMDRREEVIQYVVGKYGRERVCQIITFGTMKAKAVVRDVGRALNMTYGDVDRIAKLVPDDLNMTLDKALKLEPQLNELAAADPQVKDLLETAVCLEGLARHAGTHAAGVVVAPRQLEEFLPVYKDQKTGSINTQYSMKYVEMVGLVKFDFLGLKNLTVIQNAVKLVREGKDPEFDITRLRDDDQASYDLISSGNTTGIFQLESSGMKEMLVKLKPSCFEDVIAACALYRPGPLGCGMVDEFIERKHGRQKVVYDLPQLEPILKDTYGVIVYQEQVMQISRTLAGYSLGRADLLRRAMGKKDPAVMAKEKEPFLAGAKAQGLDLKKAEAIFDQMAKFAEYGFNKSHSAAYALIAYQTAYLKSYYPVEFMAALLTCDMDNTDKVVKSIGDCREQGIEVLPPDVNKSGLSFTVVGNSMRFGLGAVKGIGTGAVEAILEARAEGPFKDIYDFCERVDMRRANKKVFEALIKCGAFDSTGAFRMALMEGLEQAMAYGQKIQEEKASAQVSLFDTAEVVKHNGNGGMKLPDVPEWPDKEKLGYEKEALGFLITGHPLDRYVDDIKRLANSEIANLSEMPDGCEVRVCGIVSAFREIPTKKGDRMCFATIEDLTGSVEITVFPDTYLETSSLLKSDDPLLVTGKLEKTEKGAKILVSRPSADNGRRGGHHRDPGPAGDVKLLQEARAQTTKRVCFTLRTTDLPVERLGALKTIIQRHHGTVPACIQFLIPERSRSTMPLPPDLSVMASDDLRLEVERLFGYNAATFE comes from the coding sequence ATGGAAACACCGCCCTTCGTCCATCTCCATCTCCATACCCAGTATTCCCTGCTGGACGGCGCCATCCGCGTCGAAGACCTGGTCCACAAGGCCGAGGATTACCACATGCCGGCCCTGGCCATTACCGACCACGGCAACATGTTCGGCGCCGTGGAGTTCTACCTCAAGTGCCAGAAGGCCCACATCAAGCCGATCATCGGCTGCGAGGTCTACCTGGCCCCCGAGTCCCGCTTCTCCAAGGAGGCCAAGGGGATCTCCGACGCGGCCTACCACCTGATTCTGCTCTGCCAGAACCTGGAGGGGTACAAGAACCTCTCCTACCTCACCTCGGCCGGGTACAAGGAAGGGTTCTACTACCGCCCCCGCATCGACCGGGAGATCCTGAAGGAACATAGCGCGGGGCTCATCGCCCTGTCGGCCTGCCTCAAGGGGGAGGTGGCCATGCAGTGCGGCCGGAACAAGATGGAGGAGGCCGTGGCCACGGCCCGCTGGTACAGCGAGGTCTTCGAGGACCGCTACTACATAGAGTTGCAGGAAAACACCCTGGCCGAGCAGGACGTGGTGAACAAGCGCCTCCTGGAGGTGGCGGCCGAGCTTCAGCTGCCGCTGGTGGCCACCAACGACTGCCACTACCTGAACCGGGAGGACGCCCGCGCCCACGAGGTGCTGCTCTGCATCCAGACCGGCAAGACCATGAGCGACCCGACCCACATGAAGTTCACGGCGGACGAGTTCTACGTAAAGTCGCCGGAGGAGATGGCCCGGGCCTTTTCCTACGCCCCCGAGGCCATCGCCAACACCGTGGCCATCGCCGGGCGCTGCGAGTTGGAACTGCCGCTGGGCAAGGAGTATTTTTTCCCCCACTTCGAACCGCCCGCGGGCAAAACCCACGACGAGATGCTGGAGCACCTGGCCACGGAAGGGCTCAAGGAGCGCATGGTCACCATCCTGGCCAAGTACCCGGACATGTCCCTGGAACGGCAGCAGGCCTACTTCGACCGCCTGCGCATCGAGCTGGACTGTATCCGCCAGATGCAGTTCCCGGCCTACTTCCTCATCGTGTCCGACTTCATCAACTGGGCCAAGGACCACGGCATCCCGGTCGGCCCGGGCAGGGGATCGGCCGCCGGTTCGCTGGTGGCCTACGCCATCAAGATCACCGATCTGGACCCCATGCCCTACAACCTGCTGTTCGAGCGTTTCCTCAACCCGGAACGCATCTCCATGCCCGATATCGACGTTGACTTCTGCATGGACCGCCGGGAGGAGGTCATCCAGTACGTGGTGGGAAAATACGGCCGGGAGCGGGTCTGCCAGATCATTACCTTCGGGACCATGAAGGCCAAGGCCGTGGTGCGGGACGTGGGGCGGGCGCTGAACATGACCTACGGGGACGTGGACCGCATCGCCAAGCTGGTGCCGGACGACCTGAACATGACCCTGGACAAGGCCCTGAAGCTGGAGCCGCAGTTGAACGAGCTGGCGGCGGCCGACCCCCAGGTGAAGGACCTGCTGGAAACCGCCGTCTGCCTGGAAGGGCTGGCCCGCCACGCCGGCACCCACGCCGCCGGGGTGGTGGTGGCCCCGCGGCAGTTGGAGGAGTTCCTGCCGGTGTACAAGGACCAGAAGACCGGCTCCATCAACACCCAGTACTCCATGAAGTACGTGGAGATGGTCGGCCTGGTGAAGTTCGACTTCCTGGGGCTCAAGAACCTGACGGTAATCCAGAACGCCGTCAAGCTGGTGCGGGAGGGCAAGGACCCGGAGTTCGACATCACCCGCCTGCGGGACGACGACCAGGCCAGCTACGACCTCATCTCCTCGGGCAACACCACCGGCATCTTCCAGCTCGAATCCAGCGGCATGAAGGAGATGCTGGTCAAGCTCAAGCCTTCCTGCTTCGAGGACGTGATCGCCGCCTGCGCCCTGTACCGGCCGGGCCCCCTGGGGTGCGGCATGGTGGACGAGTTCATCGAGCGCAAGCACGGCCGCCAGAAGGTGGTCTACGACCTGCCGCAACTGGAGCCGATCCTCAAGGACACCTACGGGGTCATCGTCTACCAGGAGCAGGTCATGCAGATCTCCCGCACCCTGGCCGGCTACTCCCTGGGACGCGCCGACCTGCTGCGCCGCGCCATGGGGAAGAAGGACCCGGCGGTCATGGCCAAGGAGAAGGAGCCGTTCCTGGCCGGGGCCAAGGCCCAGGGGCTGGACCTGAAGAAGGCCGAGGCGATCTTCGACCAGATGGCCAAGTTCGCCGAGTACGGCTTCAACAAGTCCCACTCGGCCGCCTACGCCCTCATCGCCTACCAGACCGCCTACCTCAAGTCCTACTACCCGGTGGAGTTCATGGCCGCGCTCCTCACCTGCGACATGGACAACACGGACAAGGTGGTCAAGAGCATCGGCGACTGCCGTGAGCAGGGGATCGAGGTGCTGCCGCCGGACGTGAACAAGTCCGGCCTCTCCTTCACCGTGGTGGGCAACTCCATGCGTTTCGGCCTGGGCGCGGTCAAGGGGATCGGCACCGGCGCCGTGGAGGCGATCCTGGAGGCGCGGGCCGAGGGCCCCTTCAAGGACATCTACGATTTCTGCGAGCGGGTCGATATGCGGCGCGCCAACAAGAAGGTGTTCGAGGCCCTCATCAAGTGTGGCGCCTTCGACTCCACCGGGGCGTTCCGCATGGCCCTCATGGAGGGGCTGGAACAGGCCATGGCCTACGGCCAGAAGATCCAGGAGGAGAAGGCCAGCGCCCAGGTTTCTCTGTTCGACACCGCCGAGGTGGTCAAACACAACGGCAACGGCGGCATGAAGCTCCCCGACGTCCCGGAATGGCCGGACAAGGAGAAGCTGGGGTACGAAAAGGAGGCCCTGGGCTTCCTCATCACCGGCCACCCCCTGGACCGCTACGTGGACGACATCAAGCGCCTGGCCAACTCGGAGATCGCCAACCTGTCCGAGATGCCCGACGGCTGCGAGGTGCGGGTCTGCGGCATCGTCTCCGCCTTCCGGGAGATTCCCACCAAGAAGGGGGACCGCATGTGCTTCGCCACCATCGAGGACCTGACCGGCTCGGTGGAGATCACCGTGTTCCCCGATACCTACCTGGAGACCTCCAGCCTGCTCAAATCCGACGACCCGCTCCTGGTGACCGGCAAGCTGGAAAAGACGGAAAAGGGGGCCAAGATCCTGGTCAGCCGCCCCAGCGCCGACAACGGACGCCGGGGCGGGCACCACCGCGACCCGGGCCCGGCGGGCGACGTCAAGCTGCTCCAGGAGGCCCGGGCCCAGACCACCAAGCGGGTCTGCTTCACCCTGCGCACCACCGATCTGCCGGTGGAGCGCCTGGGCGCCCTCAAGACGATCATCCAGCGCCACCACGGCACCGTGCCGGCCTGCATCCAGTTCCTCATCCCGGAGCGGAGCCGTTCGACCATGCCGCTGCCGCCGGACTTGAGCGTCATGGCCAGCGATGATTTAAGGCTGGAAGTGGAGCGGCTGTTCGGCTATAATGCCGCGACTTTCGAGTAA